The Virgibacillus siamensis sequence CATATGCGTAACTCCCTTAATTTTAAAAATACCAGTTGATTGTATCATACAACTAAGTAGTTGTATAGTACACATAATAAATTGACATTTCCACACAGAAAGTTATGATTGGCTTATAATACTGGATGAGGTGTTAGCATAATGAATGACGAAACAATCGCGGGTATTGAAAAGGAAATCACGAGCTTTATCCGCCGTATTATTTTATCGGAAAAACGATTAAACGGACTGGATCGTTCCACATATGTCATCCTGAGGCAGCTGGAAACATACGGACCTGCGGGAGTGAAGCAACTCTCCGTTGACTTGCAATTGGACAGCTCCACCATAAGCAGACAGGCTGCAACCCTTGTGGAAAAAAATTATGCCGTGAAGGAACCGAATCCTGCTGATGGCCGCTCCTACTTTTACCGGATTACCGACCTTGGCGAAAAAGAATTGGAGGCCAACAGGGAGCGCCGGTATGAGCGACTAAGGTACATGCTTTCAGAATGGCCGGAAGCAGACAGGAAAATGTTCGGCCAACTGCTGCAGCGCTATAACGAAGGCGTGGAAGAATTGCACGAGTAAGTAAGGTTCGGGGATAGTTTATGCTTGTACTCCAGCGGGTAATGCATTTATACGACAATCCAAAAAGGAGTGTTACCTGATGGAGCAGATTCTCTTCATCCAGACGGGAACCGGAATGGATGTACATGGTCAGGATGTGACAAAAGCATCTGTCCGTGCCGTGGAAGATGCCATCTATCGAAATTCAATGCCGGGTGTTGAAAAAAGCCTGCCCAGACAAAAACTGGATAATATGAAAGTAAATGTCCGTCTTGCTGTACCGCTCGATCGTTCCAAACTGGATACGGACAAAATAAAGGAAATCCTCCCATACGGATCGGTTGAGGTGGATGTAACAGACGGTGGCATGGCAACATCCAGTGGTATAATACTGGAAGACAAAGATGATGAGAATGACTTGATGTATATTGTAAATGCAGCCGTTGAAGTTGGCTATTAAATGTTAAAAAGGGAGTGAACAACCTAATTTGGCTGTTCACTCCCTTATTTTTGTATCTATTCAAATTCATGTTTGGCGAGGACTGTTGCTATATTATCCTCAATCGCCCGCATATTGGATGACGCACCAAGGTAATTATTAATCAGGATGGAGAAAATTAATTTCTGCCCGTCTTTTGTCGTCACATATCCGGATAGTGTATTCATCCCTGTCAAAGAGCCGGTCTTGGCCCTGACGTTTCCTTTTGCGGGTTCTTCCGTCATCCGATGGCGCAATGTCCCTCCGACAAATCGTTTAGACATACCTGCTAATGGCAATGATTTTTTAAATACAGGGAACCAGCTCTCATCCTGGATGGCGTAAAGCAACTGCGAAATTCCATTTGCCGGAAGCATATTTTTATGCGACATTCCGGATCCATCACGAAGCCGGAGAGTTTCCGTATTCATTCCAAACTCAGCAACTGTATCTTCAATAACCCGCAGCCCTTCGTCCCAGCTGCCTTCCCCTTTAAGCACCTTACCCATTTCTTTCGTCAATATTTCTGCATGCCCATTATTACTCAATTTCATGAACGGAATATATAATTCGCTTAATGGCATCGATTTTCTTGAAGTGAGAACAGTGGCATCATCAGGCGTAGCACCC is a genomic window containing:
- a CDS encoding MarR family winged helix-turn-helix transcriptional regulator gives rise to the protein MNDETIAGIEKEITSFIRRIILSEKRLNGLDRSTYVILRQLETYGPAGVKQLSVDLQLDSSTISRQAATLVEKNYAVKEPNPADGRSYFYRITDLGEKELEANRERRYERLRYMLSEWPEADRKMFGQLLQRYNEGVEELHE
- a CDS encoding Lin0512 family protein — protein: MEQILFIQTGTGMDVHGQDVTKASVRAVEDAIYRNSMPGVEKSLPRQKLDNMKVNVRLAVPLDRSKLDTDKIKEILPYGSVEVDVTDGGMATSSGIILEDKDDENDLMYIVNAAVEVGY